GATAGCTGACCGGCGTTTGTTTCAGGAACTTGCCGATGTTGTCGGTCGTATCCAGCGCGATGCCGACCATATCGACGCTGCCTTTTTTCTGCGCTTTGTACCATGCGGACATGGCGGGCATTTCTTTACGGCAGGGGCCGCACCAGGTTGCCCAAAGGTTGACCACGCGCACGGGGGCTTTGAGCGATTCCAGGCTTTGCGGTTTGTTGTCCTGCCAACCTGCCGTTTCGTCGGCGGCAAAGGCCGGTGCAGCGGTAAAAACGGTGGCGGACAGTAGAAGGGCGGTTAAGGCTTTCATGGTTGTATCCTTGAGGTTGCCAATCGAAATTGTGTTTATTGTAAAACGGTTTGGTGGGCATGCCTACCGATTCGTATCAAGATATCAAGTAAAAAGTTTGAGTAAAAATCAGTTGCAGACGATAATAACCGCCATCATTGAATGATTTTGCAATAATACGGAGACTTTCATGCCGTCTGAATTCACACTTTATCACAACCCGCGTTGCAGCAAATCGCGTGCCGCGCTGGCTTTGCTCGAAGAAAAAGGCGTTGCCGCCGACGTAGTCAAATATCTGGATACCGCGCCCGATTTGGCGATTTTGCAGGATATGTTTGCCAAACTCGGTATCGAATCGGTGCGCGGCATGATGCGCACGAAAGACGATTTGTACAAAGAATTGGGTTTGGACAATCCCGATTTGGACAATGCCGCCCTGCTTCAGGCAATCGTCGAACACCCTGCCCTGCTTGAGCGTCCCGTTTTGGTAACGCCTACGCGCGCAGCCATCGGCCGTCCGTTGGAAAACATTGCCGCCCTACTCGGCTGACGGGGTTGGATAAGGCCGTCTGAAGATGATTTCCCTGCTTAAAAGCCGCAATGGCTTGCGATACTACCTATTTCGCGGCCTTGCTTT
This genomic interval from Neisseria sp. Marseille-Q5346 contains the following:
- the arsC gene encoding arsenate reductase (glutaredoxin) (This arsenate reductase requires both glutathione and glutaredoxin to convert arsenate to arsenite, after which the efflux transporter formed by ArsA and ArsB can extrude the arsenite from the cell, providing resistance.), with amino-acid sequence MPSEFTLYHNPRCSKSRAALALLEEKGVAADVVKYLDTAPDLAILQDMFAKLGIESVRGMMRTKDDLYKELGLDNPDLDNAALLQAIVEHPALLERPVLVTPTRAAIGRPLENIAALLG
- a CDS encoding TlpA disulfide reductase family protein encodes the protein MKALTALLLSATVFTAAPAFAADETAGWQDNKPQSLESLKAPVRVVNLWATWCGPCRKEMPAMSAWYKAQKKGSVDMVGIALDTTDNIGKFLKQTPVSYPIWRYTGANSRNFMKAHGNNVGVLPFTVVEAPKCGYKQTITGEVNEKSLTAAVNLAKTKCK